The Achromobacter deleyi genome has a window encoding:
- a CDS encoding 16S rRNA (uracil(1498)-N(3))-methyltransferase yields MSAPRFYCDVPLTAGARIALPEALAHHALRVLRLRAGESIALFNGLGGEYPAVLEIDGKAGFAQLGDFNPREAELAGRITLAQGLPSGDKMDWVVEKAVELGAARVSPIAAQRSVLQLSGPRLEKRVAHWRRIAQSAGEQCGRNRLMAVDAPQTLADWLAQPADGLRLLCHPEAEEDLAGKLRATPGMQALTLLVGPEGGWSDKELEQARQAGVQAVRFGPRVLRTETAGLALLAAVSALMGW; encoded by the coding sequence ATGTCCGCCCCCCGTTTCTACTGTGACGTTCCCCTGACCGCCGGCGCCCGCATCGCCCTGCCGGAAGCCCTGGCGCATCATGCCTTGCGCGTGCTCCGCCTGCGGGCCGGCGAATCCATCGCACTGTTCAATGGCCTGGGCGGCGAATACCCCGCCGTGCTGGAAATCGACGGCAAGGCAGGCTTTGCCCAGCTGGGCGATTTCAACCCCCGCGAGGCCGAGCTGGCCGGACGCATCACCCTGGCGCAGGGACTGCCGTCCGGAGACAAGATGGACTGGGTGGTGGAAAAGGCGGTGGAACTGGGCGCGGCGCGCGTCAGCCCGATCGCGGCGCAACGCAGCGTGCTGCAACTGTCCGGCCCCAGGCTGGAAAAGCGGGTGGCGCACTGGCGGCGCATCGCGCAATCGGCCGGCGAACAATGCGGACGCAACCGCCTCATGGCCGTGGATGCCCCGCAGACGCTGGCCGACTGGCTGGCCCAGCCCGCGGACGGCCTGCGCCTGCTCTGCCACCCCGAGGCGGAGGAAGACCTGGCCGGCAAGCTCCGGGCCACCCCCGGCATGCAGGCGCTGACCCTGCTGGTCGGCCCCGAGGGCGGATGGTCTGACAAGGAATTGGAGCAGGCCCGCCAGGCGGGCGTGCAGGCTGTGCGCTTCGGCCCCCGGGTGCTGCGCACCGAGACGGCCGGGTTGGCGCTGCTGGCGGCCGTCAGTGCCCTGATGGGCTGGTAG
- a CDS encoding NADP-dependent malic enzyme, whose product MDANLRKAALEYHEHGRPGKISVTPTKQLTNQRDLALAYSPGVAAACEEIVADPANVFRYTARGNLVGVITNGTAVLGLGNIGALASKPVMEGKAVLFKKFAGLDVFDIEIDETDPDKLVEIIAGLEATFGGINLEDIKAPECFTVERKLRERMKIPVFHDDQHGTAITVSAAFINGLKVVGKDIKTVKVVTSGAGAAALACLDLMVDLGLPLENIWVTDIEGVVYEGRTVLMDPDKARFAQKTEARKLAEVIQGADVFLGLSAGGVLKPEMVAAMGPRPLILALANPTPEILPEVAHGVRDDVVMATGRSDYPNQVNNVLCFPYIFRGALDVGATTITREMEMAAVHAIAQLAQEEQNEVVAAAYGTFDISFGAEYLIPKPFDPRLIVRIAPAVAKAAMDGGVATRPLADLEAYEEQLQQFVYHSGAFMKPLFSAAKRIVREGGPARIVFAEGEDERVLRAVQVVVDEGLARPILVGRPSVLLTRIEKLGLRLRLGEDVEVTNPEYDERFHQYWTTYWERMCRRGITKEMARVEMRRRMTLIGAMMVHLGDADGMVCGSVGAYHDHLRFVDEVIGRRPGHNVYAAMNILLLNERTVVLVDTHVNDEPTAEQIAEFTVAAAREMRRMYLAPKAALLSRSNFGSGSSASGAKMRRALELVRQIDPDLEIDGEMHGDCALDEALRMRILPSSTLKGEANLLVCPNVDSGNIAYNLLKTAAGGNVAVGPFLLGCNAPVHILTSSSTVRRIVNMTAMTVVDVNTPR is encoded by the coding sequence ATGGATGCCAACCTTCGCAAAGCCGCCCTTGAATATCACGAGCATGGGCGCCCCGGCAAAATCTCGGTCACGCCGACCAAGCAGCTGACGAACCAGCGCGACCTGGCGCTGGCGTACTCGCCCGGCGTGGCGGCGGCCTGTGAGGAAATCGTGGCGGATCCCGCCAACGTGTTCCGCTACACCGCCCGCGGCAACCTGGTGGGCGTGATCACCAACGGCACCGCGGTGCTGGGCCTGGGCAACATCGGCGCGCTGGCCTCCAAGCCGGTCATGGAAGGCAAGGCGGTGCTGTTCAAGAAGTTCGCCGGCCTGGATGTGTTCGACATCGAGATCGACGAGACCGATCCGGACAAGCTGGTCGAGATCATCGCCGGCCTGGAAGCCACCTTCGGCGGCATCAACCTCGAAGACATCAAGGCGCCGGAGTGCTTCACCGTCGAGCGCAAGCTGCGTGAGCGCATGAAGATCCCGGTCTTCCACGACGACCAGCACGGCACGGCCATTACCGTGTCGGCCGCCTTCATCAACGGCCTGAAGGTCGTGGGCAAGGACATCAAGACGGTCAAGGTGGTGACCTCGGGCGCGGGCGCCGCGGCCCTGGCGTGCCTGGACCTGATGGTGGACCTGGGCCTGCCGCTGGAGAACATCTGGGTCACCGACATCGAGGGCGTGGTCTACGAAGGCCGCACCGTGCTGATGGATCCGGACAAGGCGCGTTTCGCGCAAAAGACCGAGGCGCGCAAGCTGGCCGAAGTGATCCAGGGCGCGGACGTGTTCCTGGGCCTGTCGGCGGGCGGCGTGCTCAAGCCCGAGATGGTCGCGGCCATGGGCCCGCGTCCGCTGATCCTGGCGCTGGCCAATCCCACGCCCGAGATCCTGCCGGAAGTGGCGCATGGCGTGCGCGACGACGTGGTGATGGCCACGGGCCGTTCGGACTACCCGAACCAGGTCAACAACGTGCTGTGCTTTCCGTACATCTTCCGCGGCGCGCTGGACGTGGGCGCCACGACCATCACGCGTGAAATGGAAATGGCGGCGGTCCATGCCATCGCCCAGCTCGCGCAGGAAGAGCAGAACGAAGTCGTGGCCGCGGCCTACGGCACGTTCGACATCTCCTTCGGCGCTGAATACCTGATTCCCAAGCCCTTCGACCCGCGCCTGATCGTGCGCATTGCGCCGGCGGTGGCCAAGGCGGCGATGGACGGCGGCGTGGCCACGCGCCCGCTGGCCGACCTGGAAGCCTACGAAGAGCAGCTGCAGCAGTTCGTGTACCACTCGGGCGCGTTCATGAAACCGCTGTTCTCGGCGGCCAAGCGCATCGTGCGAGAAGGCGGCCCCGCCCGCATCGTCTTCGCGGAAGGCGAAGACGAGCGCGTGCTGCGCGCGGTGCAGGTGGTCGTGGACGAAGGCCTGGCCCGTCCCATCCTGGTGGGCCGCCCCTCGGTGCTGCTGACCCGCATCGAGAAGCTGGGCCTGCGCCTGCGTCTGGGCGAGGATGTGGAAGTCACCAACCCGGAATACGACGAACGTTTCCACCAGTACTGGACCACCTACTGGGAACGCATGTGCCGCCGCGGCATCACCAAGGAAATGGCGCGCGTGGAAATGCGCCGCCGCATGACCCTGATCGGCGCGATGATGGTGCACCTGGGCGATGCCGACGGCATGGTCTGCGGTTCGGTGGGCGCCTACCACGACCACCTGCGCTTCGTGGACGAGGTGATCGGCCGCCGTCCGGGGCACAACGTGTACGCCGCCATGAACATCCTGCTGCTCAACGAGCGCACGGTGGTGCTGGTGGACACGCACGTGAACGACGAGCCCACAGCCGAGCAGATCGCGGAATTCACCGTGGCGGCGGCTCGCGAGATGCGCCGGATGTACCTGGCGCCGAAGGCCGCGCTGCTGTCGCGGTCGAACTTCGGTTCGGGCAGCTCGGCGTCGGGCGCCAAGATGCGCCGGGCGCTGGAGCTGGTGCGCCAGATCGATCCGGACCTGGAGATCGACGGCGAGATGCACGGCGACTGCGCGCTGGACGAGGCGCTGCGCATGCGCATCCTGCCGTCGTCCACGCTCAAGGGCGAGGCCAATCTGCTGGTGTGCCCGAACGTGGACTCCGGCAACATCGCCTACAACCTGCTCAAGACGGCGGCGGGCGGCAACGTGGCGGTGGGCCCGTTCCTGCTGGGCTGCAATGCGCCGGTGCATATCCTGACCTCCAGCTCCACCGTGCGCCGCATCGTCAATATGACCGCGATGACGGTGGTCGATGTCAATACACCGCGTTGA
- the tkt gene encoding transketolase: MSNPTAPKLALADAIRALAMDAVQQANSGHPGAPMGMAEIAQALWAGNLRHNPKDPAWANRDRFVLSNGHGSMLIYALLHLTGYDLPIEELKNFRQLHSKTPGHPEVGITPGVETTTGPLGQGLGNAVGMALAEALLAAEFNKPGHTLVDHHTYAFTGDGCLMEGISHEVCSLAGTLKLGKLVVLYDDNGISIDGHVEHWFADDTAKRFEGYGWNVIRGVDGHDVAAVDAAIKAARSQSEKPTLVICRTVIGKGSPNMAGTHNVHGAPLGKDEIAATRAALGWSSEPFQIPQDIYDGWDGRKKGAAAQAEWQSAFDAYTAEFPAEAAEFTRRMKGEMPAGYADQFKAFLDATLEKAETVASRKASQFAITALAPLLPEMLGGSADLTGSNFTDWKGVAAVRAGDKGIQFGRHINYGVREFGMAAIMNGVALHGGYLPFGGTFLTFSDYSRNAIRMAALMKQRVIHVFTHDSIGLGEDGPTHQSIEHAASLRLIPNLSLWRPCDTAETAVAWNAAVTRPTSIGMDVHDGGPTALLLSRQNLPFVQRDAATVDAIARGGYVLRDAEGARAVIIATGSEVAIALDAQAQLAKEGVAVRVVSMPSTDVFDKQDAAWKQSVLPKGLPRVAVEAGVTAFWHKYVGLEGAVVGIDRYGESAPAGALFKFFGLTADKVAETVRQVL; the protein is encoded by the coding sequence ATGAGCAATCCGACCGCCCCTAAACTTGCCTTGGCGGATGCCATCCGCGCCCTCGCGATGGATGCCGTGCAACAAGCGAACTCCGGGCACCCGGGTGCTCCCATGGGCATGGCGGAAATCGCCCAAGCCTTGTGGGCCGGCAACCTGCGCCACAATCCCAAGGATCCCGCCTGGGCCAACCGCGACCGCTTCGTGCTGTCCAACGGCCACGGTTCGATGCTGATCTACGCCTTGCTGCACCTGACGGGCTACGACCTGCCCATCGAAGAACTCAAGAATTTCCGCCAGCTGCATTCCAAGACGCCGGGCCACCCCGAAGTGGGCATCACCCCGGGCGTGGAAACGACCACCGGCCCGCTGGGCCAGGGCCTGGGCAATGCCGTGGGCATGGCGCTGGCCGAAGCGCTGCTGGCCGCCGAATTCAACAAGCCGGGCCACACGCTGGTCGACCACCACACCTATGCCTTCACCGGCGACGGCTGCCTGATGGAAGGCATCTCGCACGAAGTGTGCTCGCTGGCCGGCACGCTGAAGCTGGGCAAGCTGGTCGTGCTGTATGACGACAACGGCATTTCCATCGACGGCCACGTCGAGCACTGGTTCGCCGACGACACCGCCAAGCGCTTCGAAGGCTACGGCTGGAACGTGATCCGTGGCGTCGACGGCCATGACGTCGCCGCCGTGGACGCCGCCATCAAGGCCGCGCGTTCGCAATCGGAAAAGCCCACGCTGGTCATCTGCCGCACCGTGATCGGCAAGGGTTCGCCCAACATGGCCGGCACGCACAACGTGCACGGCGCCCCGCTGGGCAAGGACGAGATCGCCGCCACGCGCGCCGCGCTGGGCTGGTCCTCGGAACCGTTCCAGATCCCGCAAGACATCTACGACGGCTGGGATGGCCGCAAGAAGGGCGCCGCCGCCCAGGCCGAATGGCAGTCCGCGTTCGATGCCTACACCGCCGAATTCCCCGCCGAGGCCGCTGAATTCACGCGCCGCATGAAGGGCGAAATGCCCGCCGGCTATGCCGACCAGTTCAAGGCTTTCCTGGATGCGACGCTGGAAAAGGCCGAAACCGTGGCCTCGCGCAAGGCTTCGCAGTTCGCCATCACCGCGCTGGCTCCCTTGCTGCCGGAAATGCTGGGCGGCTCGGCCGACCTGACCGGCTCCAACTTCACCGACTGGAAGGGCGTCGCCGCCGTCCGCGCCGGCGACAAGGGCATCCAGTTCGGCCGCCACATCAACTACGGCGTGCGTGAATTCGGCATGGCCGCCATCATGAACGGCGTGGCCCTGCATGGCGGCTACCTGCCGTTCGGCGGCACGTTCCTGACGTTCTCCGACTACTCGCGCAACGCCATCCGCATGGCCGCGCTGATGAAGCAGCGCGTCATCCACGTGTTCACCCACGATTCGATCGGCCTGGGCGAAGATGGCCCGACCCACCAGTCCATCGAGCACGCGGCCAGCCTGCGCCTGATTCCCAACCTGTCGCTGTGGCGTCCTTGCGATACGGCCGAAACCGCCGTGGCCTGGAACGCGGCCGTGACGCGCCCGACCAGCATCGGCATGGACGTGCATGACGGCGGCCCGACGGCCCTGTTGCTGTCGCGCCAGAACCTGCCGTTCGTGCAGCGCGACGCGGCCACCGTGGACGCCATCGCCCGCGGCGGCTATGTGCTGCGCGACGCCGAAGGCGCCCGCGCCGTCATCATCGCCACCGGCTCGGAAGTCGCCATCGCGCTGGACGCGCAGGCGCAGCTTGCCAAGGAAGGCGTCGCCGTGCGCGTGGTTTCCATGCCCAGCACCGACGTGTTCGACAAGCAGGATGCGGCCTGGAAGCAATCCGTGCTGCCCAAGGGCCTGCCGCGCGTGGCCGTCGAAGCCGGCGTCACCGCTTTCTGGCACAAGTACGTGGGCCTGGAGGGCGCCGTGGTCGGTATCGACCGCTACGGCGAGTCCGCTCCGGCCGGCGCATTGTTCAAGTTCTTCGGGCTGACCGCCGACAAGGTGGCCGAGACCGTCCGCCAAGTTTTGTAA
- a CDS encoding FAD-binding protein, with protein sequence MQPSRRAFLLGRRPAQTPWAAFVQRLTLLCQGQVRDLGEGGEDGACAILTPTRDADVAHARALCAEYRVVLELEGAAGPFAPAARQRLRVDPALLAGLTRLDGDTPRWRAQPGVPLAALARAGLRQFAGLPGAMTLAGWLSAPAPWPAGRCAASGVLAADVILADGIEETLGPFGESDVQPLRSATVQRLVPALFQLASGGDAFATRDGYHWLGRYRLDALKPEAPATVNLAHLLLGHGGTLAWVQSVMLTDAPAWLEEGPEPETPGLATFRLDARVKTLFDPDGRFPLFPPRET encoded by the coding sequence ATGCAGCCATCCCGGCGCGCTTTCCTCCTTGGCCGTCGGCCTGCCCAGACGCCCTGGGCGGCCTTTGTGCAACGCCTGACATTGCTGTGCCAGGGCCAGGTCCGCGACCTGGGCGAGGGCGGCGAGGACGGCGCCTGCGCCATCCTCACCCCAACCCGCGACGCGGACGTGGCGCATGCGCGCGCGTTGTGCGCCGAATATCGCGTCGTGCTGGAGCTTGAAGGCGCGGCCGGGCCATTTGCACCGGCCGCCCGGCAGCGCCTGCGGGTCGATCCCGCGCTACTGGCCGGCCTGACCAGGCTGGACGGCGACACGCCCAGGTGGCGCGCCCAGCCCGGCGTGCCCCTGGCGGCGCTGGCCCGGGCCGGGTTGAGGCAATTTGCCGGACTGCCGGGCGCCATGACGCTGGCCGGATGGCTGTCCGCGCCGGCGCCATGGCCCGCCGGCCGGTGCGCGGCATCCGGGGTGCTGGCGGCGGACGTGATCCTGGCCGACGGCATCGAGGAGACGCTGGGCCCGTTCGGCGAGTCCGATGTCCAGCCGCTGCGTTCGGCCACGGTGCAGCGCCTGGTGCCCGCGCTGTTCCAACTGGCCTCGGGCGGCGATGCCTTTGCCACCCGGGACGGTTACCACTGGCTGGGCCGCTATCGCCTGGACGCCTTGAAGCCCGAGGCGCCCGCCACCGTCAACCTGGCGCACCTGCTGCTGGGACACGGCGGCACGCTCGCCTGGGTGCAAAGCGTCATGCTGACGGATGCGCCGGCCTGGCTGGAGGAGGGGCCCGAGCCTGAAACGCCAGGGCTGGCCACATTCCGGTTGGACGCGCGGGTCAAGACGCTGTTTGATCCCGATGGCCGTTTTCCCCTATTTCCGCCCAGGGAAACCTGA
- a CDS encoding barstar family protein: MTRNGHSTLQRQLLRGGALDHEGLDKKAVVDAAHELGLSLFVANCDPARSRSAVLRAIVKAVDFPEYFGGNLDALYDCLCDTVLDHKAGVVLWLYRLHSGDPALEEDAARIETVCSDAADFAHENGRVFAYVIEHAGKHPDPEPGVAAAPYGESD, encoded by the coding sequence ATGACGCGCAATGGCCATTCAACTTTGCAGCGGCAGCTGCTGCGCGGCGGAGCACTGGATCATGAGGGGCTGGACAAGAAGGCCGTGGTGGATGCCGCGCATGAACTTGGCCTGTCCTTGTTCGTTGCCAATTGCGACCCGGCCCGCAGCCGCTCGGCGGTCTTGCGAGCCATCGTCAAGGCGGTGGATTTCCCCGAATATTTCGGCGGCAACCTGGACGCCCTGTACGACTGCCTGTGCGACACCGTGCTGGACCACAAGGCCGGCGTCGTGCTCTGGCTGTACAGGCTGCACTCCGGAGACCCGGCGCTGGAAGAAGACGCCGCCCGCATTGAAACCGTCTGCTCGGACGCCGCGGATTTCGCGCACGAGAACGGCCGCGTTTTTGCGTATGTCATCGAGCACGCCGGCAAGCATCCCGATCCCGAACCCGGCGTGGCCGCGGCGCCCTACGGCGAAAGCGATTGA
- a CDS encoding patatin-like phospholipase family protein encodes MSIHRVEVTPAGRACPRTPTGLVLTGGGARAAYQVGVLSAIMELLDPDWHSRFRNPFDIICGTSAGAINAAALACRADRPHLGVRRIRRLWSSLNTDMIYRADAPGLIRTGVRWLGLLSLGWMYSGLTRKRPHSLLDNSPMQGLLERVLDFHNLRANLESGSLSALAITASGYTSGEHLTFYQAHTPIEPWHRYLRLAIPTPIGIDHLMASSAIPFVFPARQVQVHGKGEWCGDGSMRQLAPISPAIHLGAHRVLVIGTGYRDDTHPENREDSPPYPSLAQVGGHALSSIFLDGLSVDVERLERINYLMDQAGPDGARTSVRRIDVLTITPSQSLDLMALEHLQDMPAQARALFRVLGVSSDPGRPGGGALMSYLLFEASYTKRLIELGYADTMQRNDEVIAFFKEAQA; translated from the coding sequence ATGTCAATACACCGCGTTGAAGTGACGCCGGCCGGCCGGGCGTGCCCGCGCACGCCGACCGGCCTGGTCCTGACGGGCGGCGGCGCGCGCGCCGCATACCAGGTGGGGGTGCTCAGCGCCATCATGGAGCTGCTGGACCCCGACTGGCATTCCCGTTTCCGGAACCCTTTCGACATCATCTGCGGCACGTCCGCCGGTGCGATCAACGCCGCCGCGCTGGCCTGCCGCGCGGACCGGCCTCATCTGGGCGTGCGGCGCATCCGCCGCCTGTGGTCGTCGCTGAACACCGACATGATCTACCGGGCCGACGCGCCTGGCCTGATCCGCACCGGGGTCCGGTGGCTGGGCCTGCTCTCCCTGGGCTGGATGTATTCGGGCCTGACGCGCAAGCGGCCCCATTCCCTGCTGGACAACTCCCCCATGCAGGGGCTGCTGGAGCGGGTGCTGGATTTCCATAACCTGCGCGCCAATCTCGAGAGCGGCTCGCTGTCCGCGCTGGCGATCACGGCGTCGGGCTACACCAGCGGCGAGCATCTGACCTTCTATCAGGCGCACACGCCCATCGAGCCCTGGCACCGCTACCTGCGGCTGGCGATTCCCACGCCCATCGGCATCGACCATCTGATGGCGTCGTCCGCCATCCCCTTTGTCTTCCCCGCCCGGCAGGTGCAGGTGCACGGCAAGGGCGAGTGGTGCGGCGACGGGTCGATGCGCCAGCTGGCGCCCATCAGCCCGGCCATCCATCTGGGGGCGCATCGCGTGCTGGTGATCGGCACGGGGTACCGCGACGACACCCACCCCGAGAACCGCGAAGACTCCCCGCCGTATCCGTCGCTGGCCCAGGTGGGCGGGCACGCGCTGTCCAGCATTTTTCTGGACGGACTGTCGGTGGACGTGGAGCGTCTGGAGCGGATCAACTACCTGATGGACCAGGCCGGCCCGGACGGCGCCCGGACCAGCGTGCGCCGCATCGACGTGCTGACGATCACGCCCAGCCAGTCGCTGGATCTGATGGCGCTGGAGCACCTGCAGGACATGCCCGCACAGGCACGTGCCCTTTTTCGCGTACTCGGTGTATCGTCCGATCCAGGCCGTCCGGGGGGAGGGGCGCTGATGTCCTACCTCCTGTTCGAAGCCAGCTACACCAAGCGATTGATTGAACTGGGTTATGCCGATACGATGCAGCGTAACGACGAAGTGATCGCCTTTTTCAAGGAGGCACAGGCATGA